A genomic segment from Desulfovibrio sp. ZJ209 encodes:
- the rseP gene encoding RIP metalloprotease RseP, with product MLTTIVAVIIVLGGLIFFHELGHFAVARALGMGVSTFSLGFGPKILKRKIGKTEYALSLIPLGGYVALVGESDEADIPPGFTPRESFALRPAWQRLLVVAAGPVANILLAWLLCWALAFGWGVPVLQPVVGAVSAGSPAARAGLVPGDRILAIDGKKLESWEAMSATINASGGRPLHLEVLRPETPGESGPEARGHVLELTLTAERATRKTIFGEEETAWLIGVRAGNSVSAEPQGFWAAAAAGARQTWGMVSLTWQSFVKLAQRVVPLDQVGGPIMIAQMVGEQAHQGLAGLIALTALISVNLGILNLLPVPVLDGGQIVFCLIEMIFRRPVPQKAQEMATRVGLFLLVGLMALATFNDVWRLFK from the coding sequence GTGCTGACGACCATCGTTGCCGTGATCATCGTCCTCGGCGGACTGATCTTCTTCCATGAACTCGGGCATTTCGCCGTGGCCCGCGCGCTCGGCATGGGCGTGTCCACCTTTTCGCTCGGCTTCGGGCCCAAGATCCTCAAGCGCAAGATCGGCAAGACCGAATACGCGCTCTCGCTCATCCCCCTGGGCGGCTATGTGGCGCTTGTGGGCGAGAGCGACGAGGCCGACATCCCGCCCGGCTTCACCCCCAGGGAGAGCTTCGCGCTCAGGCCCGCGTGGCAGCGGCTGCTCGTGGTGGCCGCCGGGCCGGTGGCCAATATCCTGCTCGCCTGGCTGCTCTGCTGGGCGCTCGCCTTCGGCTGGGGCGTGCCCGTGCTCCAGCCCGTGGTGGGCGCCGTCTCGGCCGGCAGCCCGGCCGCCCGCGCCGGGCTCGTCCCCGGCGACCGCATCCTCGCCATTGACGGCAAAAAGCTGGAGAGCTGGGAGGCCATGTCCGCCACCATCAACGCCAGCGGCGGCCGTCCGCTGCACCTTGAGGTGTTGCGGCCCGAAACGCCCGGGGAGAGCGGCCCGGAAGCGCGGGGCCATGTGCTCGAGCTCACCCTCACGGCCGAGCGCGCCACGCGCAAGACCATTTTCGGCGAGGAGGAGACCGCGTGGCTCATCGGGGTGCGCGCGGGCAACAGCGTGAGCGCGGAGCCACAGGGCTTCTGGGCGGCCGCCGCGGCCGGCGCCCGGCAGACCTGGGGCATGGTCTCCCTCACCTGGCAGAGCTTCGTCAAGCTGGCGCAGCGCGTGGTGCCGCTGGACCAGGTGGGCGGCCCCATCATGATCGCCCAGATGGTGGGCGAGCAGGCGCACCAGGGCCTCGCCGGCCTCATCGCGCTGACGGCGCTCATCAGCGTCAATCTCGGCATCCTCAATCTCCTGCCCGTGCCCGTGCTCGACGGCGGCCAGATCGTCTTCTGCCTCATCGAGATGATCTTCCGGCGGCCGGTGCCGCAAAAGGCGCAGGAAATGGCCACCCGCGTGGGCCTCTTCCTGCTGGTGGGCCTCATGGCGCTCGCCACCTTCAACGACGTATGGCGGCTCTTCAAATGA
- the dxr gene encoding 1-deoxy-D-xylulose-5-phosphate reductoisomerase produces MDYISPPPAEALAAIRPRRVVLLGSTGSIGRNALSVVEASEGRLEVAGIACARNVELLARQALRHRPPVLAVLDEAAAEALRPLLPVGYAPDILTGRAGYARLAALDGACAVLSAQVGAAGLTATLAAALAGKMVALANKESLALAGALVRAICAGTGAAVLPVDSEHDALFQCVAGRGQEVKNLVLTASGGPFRGRSAEELARVTPEAALAHPNWRMGAKISIDSATMMNKGLELIEAVHLYGVPPERVRILVHPQSVVHSLAEFADGSFMAQLGAPDMRLPIGHCLDWPACAGRGAPPLDLAAVWSLTFEEPDPELFPSLRLAREALLADRAAMGGAPGFGPACVALNAANEAAVELFLHGGCGFTDIPALVSATLDALPGLDEGRALAPLSPGDLPRAPLDEARAAALAVELAARVDALDRACRALVRRRAAHPEEPKC; encoded by the coding sequence GTGGACTATATCTCGCCCCCGCCGGCTGAAGCCCTCGCCGCCATCCGCCCGCGCCGCGTGGTCCTGCTGGGTTCCACCGGCTCCATCGGGCGCAACGCGCTTTCCGTGGTGGAGGCGTCCGAAGGGCGCCTTGAGGTCGCCGGCATCGCCTGCGCGCGCAATGTGGAGCTTCTGGCCCGGCAGGCCCTGCGCCACCGGCCCCCGGTGCTCGCCGTGCTCGACGAGGCGGCGGCCGAGGCCCTGCGCCCGCTCCTCCCCGTGGGCTATGCTCCCGATATCCTCACCGGCCGCGCCGGCTATGCGCGCCTCGCCGCGCTCGACGGGGCCTGCGCCGTGCTCTCGGCGCAGGTGGGCGCCGCCGGCCTCACGGCCACCCTGGCCGCGGCCCTCGCGGGCAAGATGGTCGCACTCGCCAACAAGGAATCCCTCGCGCTCGCCGGCGCCCTCGTGCGGGCCATCTGCGCGGGCACTGGCGCGGCCGTACTGCCCGTGGATTCGGAGCACGACGCGCTCTTCCAGTGCGTCGCCGGGCGCGGGCAGGAGGTGAAAAACCTCGTGCTCACGGCCTCGGGCGGCCCTTTCCGGGGCCGGAGCGCCGAAGAGCTCGCCCGGGTGACGCCCGAGGCGGCGCTGGCACACCCCAACTGGCGCATGGGGGCCAAGATCAGCATCGACTCGGCCACTATGATGAACAAGGGTCTCGAGCTTATTGAGGCCGTGCACCTCTACGGCGTGCCGCCGGAGCGGGTGCGCATCCTCGTGCATCCGCAGTCGGTGGTGCATTCGCTGGCCGAATTCGCCGACGGTTCCTTCATGGCGCAGCTCGGCGCGCCGGACATGCGGCTCCCCATCGGGCACTGCCTGGACTGGCCGGCCTGCGCCGGCCGCGGCGCGCCGCCCCTTGACCTTGCTGCCGTCTGGAGCCTCACCTTCGAGGAGCCGGACCCGGAGCTTTTCCCCTCCCTGCGCCTCGCGCGCGAGGCGCTCCTGGCCGACCGCGCGGCCATGGGGGGCGCGCCCGGCTTCGGGCCGGCCTGCGTGGCGCTCAACGCGGCCAACGAGGCGGCGGTGGAGCTTTTCCTCCACGGCGGCTGCGGCTTTACGGACATCCCGGCCCTTGTTTCGGCCACGCTGGACGCGCTGCCGGGCCTTGACGAGGGCCGCGCCCTCGCCCCGCTTTCTCCCGGCGACCTGCCCCGGGCTCCCCTTGACGAGGCCCGCGCGGCCGCCCTCGCCGTGGAGCTCGCCGCCCGCGTGGACGCCCTTGACCGCGCCTGCCGCGCCCTTGTGCGCCGCCGCGCCGCCCATCCCGAGGAGCCAAAGTGCTGA
- a CDS encoding phosphatidate cytidylyltransferase, whose amino-acid sequence MAVDHAVDLRRTITGLILAAGLLLVLWCRGWPLLGVILLVSALGLWEFYSLFWGPRGRIPSRICAIGLGWAMLVLTWMHRPQDALVCLGAGFVLAALSFLFRWDVVEEENAFSASGIFMAGLAYVPLLLLPATYLSTLKLIFVLAAVAASDTAAYFVGTRFGHHKLWPRVSPNKSSEGAVGSLAACVIFCAVYGEIFGQAGWFAFALLGVAVNAFAQLGDLFESALKRSVNVKDSGSLLPGHGGVLDRADSFLFAMPMVAVVDQWFSFF is encoded by the coding sequence ATGGCTGTTGACCATGCAGTGGACCTCCGCCGGACCATCACCGGCCTCATCCTGGCGGCGGGGCTGCTTTTGGTGCTCTGGTGCCGGGGCTGGCCGCTTCTCGGCGTCATCCTCCTCGTGTCGGCGCTCGGGCTGTGGGAATTCTATTCGCTCTTCTGGGGGCCGCGCGGGCGCATCCCGAGCCGCATCTGCGCCATCGGCCTTGGCTGGGCCATGCTGGTGCTCACGTGGATGCACCGCCCGCAGGACGCGCTCGTGTGCCTCGGCGCGGGCTTCGTGCTGGCGGCGCTCTCCTTCCTCTTCCGCTGGGACGTGGTGGAGGAGGAAAACGCCTTTTCGGCCAGCGGCATCTTCATGGCCGGGCTCGCCTATGTGCCGCTTCTGCTTCTGCCGGCCACCTATCTCTCCACGCTCAAGCTCATCTTCGTGCTGGCCGCGGTGGCCGCGTCCGACACGGCCGCCTATTTCGTGGGCACGCGCTTCGGCCACCACAAGCTCTGGCCGCGCGTGAGCCCCAACAAGAGCTCCGAGGGCGCCGTGGGGAGCCTCGCGGCCTGCGTCATCTTCTGCGCCGTCTACGGCGAAATCTTCGGGCAGGCCGGGTGGTTCGCCTTCGCGCTGCTCGGCGTGGCGGTGAACGCCTTTGCCCAGCTCGGGGACCTTTTCGAGTCCGCGCTCAAGCGCTCGGTGAACGTGAAGGATTCCGGCTCCCTCCTGCCCGGGCACGGCGGCGTGCTCGACCGGGCGGACAGCTTTCTCTTCGCCATGCCCATGGTGGCGGTGGTGGACCAGTGGTTCTCCTTTTTCTGA
- a CDS encoding isoprenyl transferase yields the protein MSGAQEGAEKLPRHIAIIMDGNGRWAQARDLPRTAGHRAGADAVRTVVRECRRLGIPHLTLYAFSSENWNRPKTEISALFGLLLEFLGAEVPTMLERGIRLKVLGDLDGLPLAQRTALRHAMNRTAAGKDMTLNLALNYGGRAELVRAAKKLAAEAASGALAPGAITEAALAERLDTAGQPDPDLLIRTSGELRLSNFLLYQCAYSELWFTPVLWPDFGAEELAKALKDYAGRSRRFGKTREQADGC from the coding sequence ATGAGCGGGGCACAGGAGGGCGCGGAAAAGCTGCCCAGGCATATCGCCATCATCATGGACGGTAACGGCCGCTGGGCGCAGGCGCGCGATCTGCCCCGCACGGCCGGGCACCGGGCCGGGGCCGACGCCGTGCGTACGGTGGTGCGCGAATGCCGGCGCCTCGGCATCCCGCACCTCACGCTCTACGCCTTTTCGAGCGAGAACTGGAACCGCCCCAAAACCGAAATCAGCGCGCTCTTCGGGCTTTTGCTCGAATTTCTCGGCGCGGAAGTGCCCACCATGCTGGAGCGGGGCATCCGCCTCAAGGTGCTGGGCGACCTCGACGGCCTGCCGCTCGCGCAGCGCACGGCCCTGCGCCACGCCATGAACCGCACGGCCGCGGGCAAGGACATGACCCTCAACCTGGCCCTCAACTACGGGGGGCGCGCCGAGCTCGTGCGGGCGGCCAAAAAGCTCGCCGCCGAAGCCGCCTCCGGCGCCCTCGCGCCCGGGGCCATCACCGAGGCGGCGCTTGCCGAGAGGCTCGACACGGCCGGCCAGCCCGACCCGGACCTGCTCATCCGCACGAGCGGCGAGCTGAGGCTGAGCAACTTCCTTCTTTACCAGTGCGCGTACAGCGAGCTCTGGTTCACGCCGGTGCTCTGGCCCGACTTCGGGGCCGAAGAGCTCGCAAAGGCCCTCAAGGACTATGCCGGGCGCTCGCGCCGCTTCGGCAAAACGCGGGAGCAGGCCGATGGCTGTTGA
- the frr gene encoding ribosome recycling factor translates to MDIDTTLLDTEDRMEKALASLERDFAKLRTGRASTALVDGIKADYYGTPTPISQMASVAVPDSRTLTIQPWDKGGMAAVEKAILKSDLGLTPVNDGKIIRISIPPLTEERRKELVKVARKYCEEAKVAVRNVRRDANDSLKRAEKEKAITEDALKRATDEVQKLTDRFVAEADTRCQAKEKEIMDI, encoded by the coding sequence ATGGACATCGACACCACCCTGCTGGACACCGAAGACCGCATGGAAAAGGCGCTCGCCTCCCTTGAGCGCGACTTCGCCAAGCTGCGCACCGGCCGCGCCTCCACGGCGCTTGTGGACGGCATCAAGGCCGACTATTACGGCACGCCCACGCCCATCAGCCAGATGGCCTCCGTGGCCGTGCCCGACAGCCGCACCCTCACCATCCAGCCCTGGGACAAGGGCGGCATGGCCGCGGTGGAAAAGGCCATCCTCAAGTCCGACCTCGGGCTCACGCCGGTCAATGACGGCAAGATCATCCGCATCTCCATCCCGCCGCTCACCGAGGAGCGCCGCAAGGAGCTCGTCAAGGTGGCCCGCAAATACTGCGAGGAGGCCAAAGTGGCCGTGCGCAACGTGCGCCGCGACGCCAACGACAGCCTGAAGCGCGCGGAAAAGGAGAAGGCGATCACCGAGGACGCGCTCAAGCGCGCCACCGACGAGGTGCAGAAGCTCACCGACCGTTTCGTGGCCGAGGCCGACACCCGCTGCCAGGCCAAGGAAAAGGAAATCATGGACATCTGA
- the pyrH gene encoding UMP kinase codes for MTEDNATGERGLKYGRVLLKLSGEALAGAHKTGIDPETVAAVCEEIGSVLDMGVEMALVIGGGNIFRGLSGSAKGMERSSADYMGMLATVLNALAVQDMLEKQGYPTRVLSAINMKEVCEPFIRRRALHHLEKGRVVICAGGTGNPYFTTDTTAALRGMELKCDAIIKATKVDGIYDKDPATNADAVKFDHISYEDTLRRRLGVMDATAFALVRDNHVPIIVCRMFGGDIKRAILGEPVGTIVREE; via the coding sequence ATGACCGAAGACAACGCGACAGGCGAGCGCGGGCTCAAGTACGGGCGCGTGCTGCTCAAGCTCTCTGGCGAGGCCCTGGCCGGCGCCCACAAGACCGGCATCGACCCCGAAACCGTGGCCGCCGTCTGCGAGGAAATCGGCTCGGTGCTCGACATGGGCGTGGAGATGGCGCTCGTCATCGGCGGGGGCAACATCTTCCGCGGGCTTTCCGGCTCGGCCAAGGGCATGGAGCGCTCCTCCGCCGATTATATGGGCATGCTGGCCACGGTGCTCAACGCGCTGGCCGTGCAGGACATGCTCGAGAAGCAGGGCTATCCCACGCGCGTGCTCTCGGCCATCAACATGAAGGAAGTGTGCGAGCCCTTCATCCGCCGGCGCGCCCTGCACCACCTCGAAAAGGGCCGCGTGGTCATCTGCGCGGGCGGCACGGGCAACCCCTATTTCACCACCGACACCACGGCGGCCCTGCGCGGCATGGAGCTCAAGTGCGACGCCATCATCAAGGCCACCAAGGTGGACGGCATCTATGACAAGGACCCGGCCACCAACGCCGACGCCGTGAAGTTCGACCACATCAGCTACGAGGACACCCTGCGCCGCCGCCTCGGCGTCATGGACGCCACGGCCTTCGCGCTCGTGCGCGACAACCATGTGCCCATCATCGTCTGCCGCATGTTCGGGGGCGACATAAAACGCGCCATCCTGGGCGAGCCCGTGGGCACCATCGTCCGCGAGGAGTGA
- a CDS encoding nitroreductase family protein: MPVSPRDFQALVREARTCRRFVEDQPLSMADLEWLADCARLTPSARNAQVLRFVLVTKGQTCDELFRLTRWAGALKDAGTPKPGERPTAFIAILAPAEGAKLVPYDAGIASETIQLAAATQGWGCCIIYSVDRAAAAPLLKVPAGMDIPLVLGLGVAKEQRVIAEMPADGSFNYWRDAQGVHHVPKRSLGELVAGRFGA, encoded by the coding sequence ATGCCCGTAAGCCCCCGCGATTTTCAGGCCCTTGTCCGTGAGGCGCGCACCTGCCGCCGCTTTGTGGAAGATCAGCCCCTGAGCATGGCCGACCTCGAATGGCTCGCGGACTGCGCGCGCCTGACGCCCTCGGCCCGCAACGCGCAGGTCCTGCGCTTCGTCCTCGTGACCAAGGGCCAGACCTGCGACGAGCTCTTCAGGCTCACGCGCTGGGCCGGCGCCCTCAAGGACGCGGGCACGCCCAAGCCCGGCGAGCGGCCCACGGCCTTCATCGCCATCCTCGCCCCCGCCGAGGGCGCCAAGCTCGTGCCCTATGACGCGGGCATCGCGAGCGAGACCATCCAGCTCGCCGCCGCCACCCAGGGCTGGGGCTGCTGCATCATCTATTCCGTGGACCGCGCGGCCGCCGCGCCGCTGCTCAAGGTGCCGGCGGGCATGGACATCCCGCTCGTGCTCGGCCTCGGCGTGGCGAAAGAGCAGCGCGTCATCGCCGAAATGCCCGCGGACGGCTCCTTCAACTACTGGCGCGACGCCCAGGGCGTGCACCATGTGCCCAAGCGCAGCCTCGGGGAGCTCGTCGCAGGCCGCTTCGGCGCCTGA
- a CDS encoding adenosylcobinamide-GDP ribazoletransferase, which translates to MGAWRPAGAGLAGALAFLSRFALPRTAAAMPGPNAPGLDRALAWFGPAGLVLGCIWTLPALALPGLFAWGDGAGCPQWPQALLAGWIWLFLSVWTTFGLHWDGTADLGDAEGSGATGERFREILADSRLGAFGALRLLLVFGGEWCAVSWHAARVFAADDPMAGAALALPLALAPAWGRGAAVLLAHMGPPRKGPGLGALACAAARPGIRALYRMAGLAACAGLVMLGLPPLRAGLLLMAQILLLRRLTGLARREGGLSGDFFGAAIEEGTLCFLLFTL; encoded by the coding sequence GTGGGGGCGTGGAGGCCCGCCGGAGCGGGCCTTGCCGGCGCCCTCGCCTTTCTGAGCCGCTTCGCCCTGCCGCGCACGGCCGCCGCCATGCCGGGACCCAACGCGCCCGGGCTTGACCGCGCCCTCGCCTGGTTCGGGCCCGCGGGCCTCGTGCTCGGCTGCATCTGGACACTCCCGGCGCTCGCGCTGCCTGGGCTTTTCGCCTGGGGGGACGGTGCGGGATGCCCGCAGTGGCCGCAAGCCCTGCTCGCCGGCTGGATCTGGCTCTTCCTCTCGGTCTGGACGACCTTCGGCCTGCACTGGGACGGCACCGCCGATTTGGGCGACGCCGAGGGCAGCGGCGCCACGGGCGAGCGCTTCCGCGAGATCCTCGCCGACAGCCGGCTCGGCGCCTTCGGGGCCCTGCGCCTGCTCCTCGTGTTCGGCGGGGAGTGGTGCGCCGTGAGCTGGCACGCCGCCCGGGTGTTCGCGGCTGACGATCCCATGGCTGGCGCCGCCCTCGCGCTCCCGCTGGCGCTGGCCCCGGCCTGGGGCCGAGGGGCTGCCGTGCTGCTCGCGCACATGGGCCCGCCCCGCAAGGGGCCCGGGCTCGGCGCCCTGGCCTGTGCCGCCGCCAGGCCCGGGATACGCGCGCTCTACCGCATGGCCGGCCTTGCGGCCTGCGCGGGCCTCGTGATGCTCGGGCTGCCGCCCTTGCGCGCGGGCCTGTTGCTCATGGCGCAAATCCTCCTCCTGCGCCGCCTGACAGGTCTTGCCCGGCGCGAGGGCGGCCTTTCCGGCGATTTTTTCGGCGCTGCCATCGAGGAAGGCACGCTGTGCTTCTTGCTCTTCACCCTCTAG
- a CDS encoding redox-sensing transcriptional repressor Rex, with protein MTTAPKSKHIPRATIQRLAIYVQVLENLARDGVEVVSSNPLAEACGVNGSQVRKDLAYFGEFGVRGVGYRVDALIAAIKNALGVNREWRMALVGAGNLGRAILNHGDFRARGFNIVGVFDCDPFKIGEIMHGLEVRCTDDLPACAPELDIQMGIITTPPERAQRAANHIVEAGITSILTFAPARIKVPEHVHVEYVDFFHHLYALAFAQTQGGRA; from the coding sequence ATGACTACCGCCCCCAAGAGCAAACATATCCCCCGCGCCACCATCCAGCGGCTCGCCATCTATGTGCAGGTTCTGGAAAACCTTGCCCGCGACGGCGTGGAGGTGGTGTCCTCCAATCCCCTCGCCGAGGCCTGCGGCGTCAACGGCTCGCAGGTGCGCAAGGACCTCGCCTATTTCGGCGAGTTCGGCGTGCGCGGCGTGGGCTACCGCGTGGACGCGCTCATCGCGGCCATCAAGAACGCCCTCGGCGTCAACCGCGAGTGGCGCATGGCCCTCGTGGGCGCGGGCAATCTCGGGCGCGCCATCCTCAACCACGGCGATTTCCGCGCGCGCGGCTTCAATATCGTGGGCGTTTTCGACTGCGACCCCTTCAAGATCGGCGAGATCATGCACGGCCTCGAAGTGCGCTGCACCGACGATTTGCCCGCGTGCGCGCCCGAGCTCGACATCCAGATGGGCATCATCACGACCCCGCCGGAACGCGCCCAGCGCGCGGCCAACCACATCGTGGAGGCGGGCATCACTTCCATCCTCACCTTCGCGCCGGCCCGCATCAAGGTGCCCGAGCATGTGCACGTGGAATATGTGGACTTTTTCCACCACCTCTATGCCCTCGCCTTCGCCCAGACCCAGGGGGGCCGCGCCTAG
- a CDS encoding YifB family Mg chelatase-like AAA ATPase, producing MIVRLLSGALSGVDAYPVEVEVDYARQGLPGFSLVGLPETEVREARDRVFAALRASGFKLAPARVTVNLAPAGQRKSGAGYDLPLALGLLAAAGLVPAERAERLVFTGELSLSGGLRPVRGVLPLALLTRELHAQGRADGLVVPPANAAEASVVAGLSVIAPPSLAACAAFLAGEDASELPPRPEPAAPDAAPVPDFAEVKGQEAAKRALEIAAAGGHNILLVGPPGSGKTMLARRLPGILPPLSFEEALDVTRILSVAGQLAPDSGLVTERPFRAPHHTVSDVALVGGGRTPRPGEVSLAHRGVLFLDELPEFPRAALEALRQPLEDGMVTVSRAAGSVTYPARFILVAAMNPCPCGHYGDSAHACACRPEEVARYRRRLSGPLLDRIDLHVDAPQVSYAEFRPGSPTVPERWSSAAMRGRVLAARAAQAARASAEGGAHAAPALNATLSGRELERHCALDAAGHALMEAAMDRLGLSARACTRILRVARTIADLEGAGAIGEAHLAEAVGLRLLDRQGGHSGR from the coding sequence GGGCCTGCCCGAGACCGAGGTGCGCGAGGCGCGCGACCGCGTGTTCGCCGCGCTGCGGGCCAGCGGCTTCAAGCTGGCGCCGGCCCGCGTCACCGTCAACCTCGCCCCGGCCGGGCAGCGCAAGTCCGGCGCGGGCTATGACCTGCCGTTGGCGCTCGGGCTGCTCGCGGCGGCCGGGCTCGTGCCGGCCGAACGCGCGGAGCGCCTCGTCTTCACGGGCGAGCTCTCCCTCTCGGGCGGGCTTCGGCCCGTGCGCGGCGTGCTGCCGCTGGCCCTGCTCACGCGGGAGCTCCATGCGCAAGGCCGCGCCGACGGCCTCGTGGTGCCACCGGCCAATGCCGCCGAGGCGAGTGTGGTGGCGGGGCTTTCGGTCATCGCGCCGCCAAGCCTCGCGGCCTGTGCGGCCTTCCTCGCCGGGGAGGACGCATCGGAACTTCCGCCCCGGCCGGAGCCCGCGGCCCCGGACGCCGCTCCCGTGCCGGACTTCGCCGAAGTCAAGGGACAGGAGGCGGCCAAGCGCGCCCTTGAGATCGCCGCGGCCGGCGGCCACAATATCCTGCTGGTGGGCCCTCCCGGCAGCGGCAAGACCATGCTCGCCCGGCGCCTCCCGGGCATTTTGCCGCCGCTCTCCTTCGAGGAGGCGCTGGACGTGACGCGCATCCTGAGCGTGGCCGGCCAGCTCGCGCCGGACTCGGGCCTTGTCACCGAGCGCCCCTTCCGCGCACCGCATCATACCGTCTCGGACGTGGCCCTCGTGGGCGGCGGGCGCACGCCGCGCCCCGGCGAGGTGAGTCTGGCGCACCGGGGCGTGCTCTTTCTCGACGAACTCCCCGAATTTCCGCGCGCCGCGCTGGAAGCGCTGCGCCAGCCGCTGGAGGATGGCATGGTCACGGTGTCCCGCGCCGCGGGGAGCGTGACGTATCCCGCGCGCTTCATCCTCGTGGCGGCCATGAATCCCTGCCCCTGCGGCCATTATGGCGACAGCGCCCACGCCTGCGCCTGCCGCCCCGAAGAGGTGGCGCGCTACAGGCGCAGGCTCTCCGGGCCGCTGCTCGACCGCATCGACCTGCATGTGGACGCGCCGCAGGTGAGCTATGCCGAGTTCCGGCCCGGCAGCCCTACCGTGCCCGAGCGCTGGAGCAGCGCGGCCATGCGCGGGCGCGTGCTCGCCGCCCGGGCGGCGCAGGCGGCGCGGGCTTCCGCCGAAGGGGGCGCCCACGCGGCGCCAGCGCTCAACGCCACGCTTTCCGGGCGCGAGCTGGAACGCCACTGCGCCCTGGACGCGGCCGGCCACGCCCTCATGGAAGCGGCCATGGACCGCCTCGGCCTCTCGGCCCGCGCCTGCACGCGCATCCTGCGCGTGGCCCGCACCATCGCAGACCTCGAGGGCGCCGGCGCCATCGGCGAGGCCCACCTTGCCGAGGCCGTGGGCCTGCGCCTCCTCGACCGCCAGGGCGGCCATTCGGGCCGCTAG